In Entelurus aequoreus isolate RoL-2023_Sb linkage group LG13, RoL_Eaeq_v1.1, whole genome shotgun sequence, a genomic segment contains:
- the LOC133662993 gene encoding octapeptide-repeat protein T2-like — protein sequence MAARRRGRQSNREAGHTGARSKMAARRRGRQASGEAVRAESDVSQSAHLLARGKRTAAENDGEERGGEPAVHEKRKQTARHAAEREADAERERKRSQREADAERERKREEDAERERKREEDVERERKRAQGRRRRAAGKQTEERAERGRAEKQSATDFVLLK from the coding sequence atggcggcgaggaggcgtggccggcagtccaacaggGAGGCAGGGCACactggagcccgctccaagatggcggcgaggaggcggggacggCAAGCAAGCGGCGAGGCAGTGCGCGCCGAGAGCGACGTGTCACAATCAGCTCATCTCCTCGCAAGGGGTAAAAGGACGGCAGCTGAGAACGACGGGGAAGAGAGAGGTGGAGAGCCAGCAGTGCATGAGAAGCGAAAGCAAACAGCAAGACACGCAGCGGAGCGAGAAGCGGATGCTGAGCGCGAGAGGAAGAGGAGCCAGAGAGAGGCGGACGCTGAGCGAGAGCGCAAGAGAGAGGAGGACGCTGAGCGAGAGCGCAAGAGAGAGGAGGACGTTGAGCGAGAGCGCAAGAGAGCCCAAGGGAGACGACGACGTGCTGCTGGAAAGCAGACGGAGGAGCGAGCAGAGCGAGGCAGAGCTGAAAAACAATCCGCAACAGACTTTgttttattgaaataa
- the LOC133663807 gene encoding aerolysin-like protein, producing the protein MSTKLHLIGGNGGDPFTFDGFNNGATLKKIGVAVGGWQIHAVRAELTDGRMATFGRAHTFNEFTFSPGERITKLSLWGNGAGSRLGGIRLWTSSGREFFEHMNGWPMKTEYSIDVGSGVCLGLVGRHGHDIDCMGFHFISPIKSSVLTNLTYPGLAMYKPQVSKEYIKSVAYRNNTSEAQEQKCTYNRSVTKKTTWSTTNKIESTISVTVSAGIPKLVEVSSGFSLTVGAEHSNSMSHVETIKESDEVSVKVPAGKTVNVELSVGRAVIDLEYSASVWITCMNGHMLVFPCTGNYTGVAYTAVDVSTTESDIVTNAK; encoded by the exons ATGTCGACTAAGCTTCATCTCATTGGTGGAAATGGAGGAGATCCATTTACTTTCGATGGCTTTAACAATGGTGCCACCCTCAAGAAGATTGGAGTGGCAGTGGGCGGCTGGCAGATCCACGCCGTGCGGGCCGAACTGACCGACGGGCGCATGGCGACTTTTGGGAGAGCACACACTTTCAATGAGTTTACCTTCAGCCCTGGCGAGCGCATCACCAAGCTGTCCCTGTGGGGCAACGGTGCCGGGTCACGCCTCGGTGGCATCAGACTATGGACCAGTTCTGGACGTGAATTCTTTGAGCACATGAATGGCTGGCCCATGAAGACCGAGTATTCTATTGACGTGGGGTCTGGCGTCTGCCTGGGCTTGGTAGGGAGACACGGCCATGACATCGACTGTATGGGATTCCACTTCATCAGTCCCATCAAGTCGTCTGTGCTGACCAACTTGACCTATCCTGGCCTGGCCATGTACAAACCCCAG GTGTCGAAAGAATACATCAAATCCGTGGCATATCGCAACAACACTAGTGAGGCTCAAGAGCAGAAATGTACATACAACAGATCTGTGACCAAGAAAACCACCTGGAGCACCACCAACAAGATTGAATCCACCATCAGCGTGACCGTTTCAGCAGGGATCCCTAAGCTGGTGGAGGTGTCTAGTGGGTTTAGCTTGACCGTGGGAGCGGAGCACTCCAACTCAATGAGCCATGTGGAGACCATTAAGGAATCAGATGAGGTTAGTGTGAAAGTCCCGGCAGGAAAGACTGTGAACGTTGAGTTGTCGGTGGGACGAGCAGTCATCGACCTGGAGTACTCTGCCTCAGTCTGGATCACATGCATGAATGGCCACATGCTGGTCTTCCCGTGCACTGGCAACTACACTGGTGTGGCTTACACAGCAGTGGATGTAAGTACCACTGAGTCTGATATAGTTACGAATGCTAAATGA